The stretch of DNA CCGCTCTTCGATGCCCGGTCGCACGTACAGCAATCCCGTCCCCAACGGGCCGAGCAGTCCTTTGTGTCCGGCGCAGCACAGTACATCGATCGGCAACTCGCCCAAGTTGAGTGGAATGTGTCCGGCGGATTGAGCGGCATCGACGACGAATGTGGCGCCGGCGTTCCGCGCGATCTGGCCGATGTCAGCAATCGGTTGAATCGTGCCGGTGACGTTCGACGCATGATTCACAGCGACGACGCGCGTGTTAGGGCGCATTGTAGCGCGGATATCTTCCGGGGCGACGCGGCCGACGGCATCGACGGGGACGTAGGTGACTTCGATGCCCAACCGGTCCTGCAATTCCCGCAGCGGACGCAGGACGGAGTTATGTTCCACATCGGTCGTCACGACGTGCGCGTTGGAGTCGATCAACCCGTGCAGGGCGGTGTTGAGGCTATCTGTGCAATTGAAAGTAAAGGCGATGCGATCGGGCGACTCGGCGCCCAACAACTCTGCCGCCCGGGAGCGACAACGATTCACACACCCTTGCAACTCAACCGCCTGATCAAACGCCCCACGTCCGACGGCGACGCCCAGATGGCGGTTGTAGTGATCGACGGCATCGTAGACCGCCTCCGGTTTAGGAAAACTGGTAGCGGCGTTGTCGAGATAGATGCGGTTGACAGGATTCATAGCCACAGATTGAACACAGATGAGACACGGACATGAAACTCGTTCCCAAGCTCCGGCTTGGGAACGCACATTCGCGAAGCTCTGCTTCGCTAGCGGTGGCTTACTTTGGAACCAGGTGAAGTTGTGGGCTGGTCGTCAGGTGATTCGGTAGGCGTATTTGAGTTGGGGAAATCGATTGTCCTATGCGAGAAAGGTGCGTCGCGACGCACCTACGGCACTCGAAGCGGAGCTTCGAGAAATTGGGAACCAGGTGATTCTTCCGTGTTTCATCCGTGTTAATCTGTGGCTAAATTTAACCGCCTATGGAGTACATTGGCCGGTCGGGTTGGATGAAGCGGGCGGTGTTGATTTCGTGACCTTCTTTTTTGGCAGCGATCGAGTTGCACATCGCTGCGGCAATTTCCTCGTCGCTACCGCCGCCGCGAATAATCGATTTCACGTCGGTCTCTTCCAAGCTGAACAGGCAGTTACGGAGTTTGCCGTCGGCGGTGACGCGGAAGCGGTTGCAACTCATGCAGAAGGGTTGGCTGACCGAGGCGATCAAACCGATCCGTCCACGGCCGTCGGCGAATTCAAAATCGGTCGCCGGTGCACCGGGGTCCGTTTGTCCGAGCGGCGTCATCGGCCCGAATTCGCGGGTGAGGATGTCGATGATCTCATGGCCAAAGAGCACCTTCTCGCGTTCCCAGGCGTTGTCGGCATCGAGCGGCATGAATTCGATGAAGCGAATTTCGACGCCCGTGCGGCGGGCGAATTCTCCCAGCGGCACAACCTCATCCTCGGTCAGTCCCCGCACGGCGACGGCGTTGATTTTGACCGGTTTGAAGCCGACTTTCTGCGCGGCTTGGATGCCTTCGATCGCTTTTTCGAATCCGTCGCGTCGCGTGATTTCCTTGAACTTGGCAGCGTTCATGGCATCGAGGCTGACATTGATTCGTCGCATGCCGGCGTCATACAACTCCTGAGCTTGTTCGCCCAGCAGAATGCCGTTGGTGGTGATGCCGATGTCGTGGATTTCGGGAATGGCGGCGATCTTGGCGACCAGTTTGTGCAGGTCACGACGGACAAGCGGCTCGCCGCCGGTCAGCCGGACCTTATTCACCCCCAGCCGCGCAGCGACTTGGACAAGGCGTTCGATTTCCTCAAACGTGAGCAGCAGTTCCCGATCCATGAACTGCACATTCTCCGCCGGCATGCAGTAGAAGCAGCGGATATTACAGCGATCGGTCACGCTAATCCGCAAATTCGTATGCACGCGTCCAAAGCTGTCAATAAGTTGCTGAGTCATGATCACGGTCGCTGATTGTAGGTGATGGGAACGTTTGGTTTGGGGCGGTTTTCATAGCCACAGATTGAACACAGATGAAACACAGATTCTTTCATTTAGAAAACCATTCGCTTGAATTCGACTTTGGTTCTTCCAAAGTTGATCAGCAGGCCTGTTTTGATGTTGCTGGCTTTGAGAGCGTTTAGCAATTGGGGCTCATCATTAGGATTGTACTCTTTTGCCACTTTTAATTCGACGAGGACCACCTCGGCGACGAGGAGGTCGGAACGATAGTCGCCGACAATTGCCCCTTTGTAGTGTACCTGAATTACAGGTTCGACGACCGCTTCCAACCCGCGTTTTAGCAGTTCGACCTGCAACGCACGCTGGTAAACTTTTTCCAGAAAGCCATATCCCAACACATTATACACTTCAAACGCTGCCCCAATGACCTGCTCAGTAATTTCCTTGTGAGCAAAGTTCATGAGGGGCTTTCTTTGTTTTTTGATCTGTGTTTAATCTGTGTTCAATCTGTGGCTAAATAAAACTTTTCAATCGCTGTTGGACTCTGGTTCAACGCCGGGGTGGACCCATTCTGTGGTGCCGTCGGTGAAGTTTTCTTTTTTCCAGATGGGGACGATTTCTTTGAGGCGGTCGATGAGGTGTCGGGCGGCTTCGAAGGCGTCGGGGCGGTGGGGGGTGCTGACGGCGACGGCGACGCTGACTTCGCCTAGTTCCAAATGTCCGATACGATGGATCATTGCCACTTCGATAATCGGCCAACGATCGCGGGCTTCGGTTTCCAGTTCGGCCAATTTGGCGAGCGCCATTTCGGGATAGGCGTCGTAATCCAGGGCGGCGGTTTGTCGTCCGGCGGTCATTTCTCGCACGGTCCCGAGGAATAAAACGACGGCTCCCGCTTGGTCGGAACGGACCGATTCGGTGAGGGCGGTGTAGTCAATCGTGTCGCGGGTCAATTCGATCATAGGTACGGACCGTCGTTGAGGCGGAGTGGTTTTGTGAGAAACAGTTACCCGCCGCTGACGGGCGGGAAGCAAGCGATATCGGCGTCGGGAGACAGTACGGTCTCGTCTGAGGCATAATCGGTGCCGATGGCGATCAATAGATTTGGCGACAGCGGCGCAAGCTGAGGGAATTGAGCGGCCAATGCTTCGCGGAGATCGGCGACGGTGCTGCTGTCGGGTAACTCTACGGAGACATGTTCGGCCCCGGCGAGATCACGGGCCTGGGCAAACAGGCGTACGTCGAGTTTCATGTGACAACCAGTGGTTTTTGGGGAGGCTTCAATTTCTCGCGCAGTTCCGGCATCAGGCCGTAAGAGAGCGCGAGGAGTTTGATCGGATGCAGCGTCGGGATCCGCGCGCCTTGCTCCATTTGCATTTTGCAACTGCTGCACTCGGTCGCCCCGATGTCCAGGCTGTCTTCCCGCAACTGGGTGATCAACCCCCAGCCAATGCGGAGCGATTCGCGGAAATTTTGGGTCGATACCCCAAATGTCCCCGCCATGCCCGAACAGCCTTGCTCAATTTTACGCAGCTTGAGGCCGGGAATCAATTCGAGCAAGTCGGCCAACGGCGTTCGGTCCCCCAGGGCCTTCAAATGGCAGGGGGTGTGGTAGCCGACAGTCAGGTCGAGCGGCCCAAAGTCGACTTTCAAACGCCCCTCCGCATGCAGGTTGGCTAAAAACTGGCCTGCTTCGATCGTTTGCTCGGAAATCAACTCCAGGTCGGGATGATCGAGCAGAGCGGGGTATTCCCGCTTCAGGCAAAGTGCCGCTGTCGGTTCGGTGCAGACGATCGGAATCTCTTCGCGGGCAAATTCCGCCAATTCGCGGATGTTGTCCTTGGCGATATCGCGGGCGGCATCCAGATCGCCAGCCGAAATCAGCGCCATGCCGGAGATTTGTTGTCCGGCGGGCGCGTGGACGGGAATGCCGTTGTGACGCAGGATGGCGACAAATGCTTTGCCCAACTCGGGATCGTGAAGATTGGCATAGTGGTCGACAAAATAGACGACACCTCGGCTTTTTCCGCTACGGGACGGATTACGGGTCAGCGCTTTGTGCGACTTGAGAAACGGTCGGCGGGCAAACAATGGGAGTTTGCGTTGGCGGGCGATGCCGAATAGTTTCTCTGCTGCCCACCGCGAAAGGGAGTTTTGTATGGCCCAATTGATCGCCAAGGAAGCGGCACCGATGATCCCGCCGAACAGGTGAATTCGCGACAAGTACCATTCGGTCCGTGACAATCCGTTGGAGGCGACATGCGCGGCTTTGGCCTCAACCATCAAATGCGGGATGTTGACGTTGGTGGGGCATTCCAGTTCGCATTGTTTACAGTTAAAACAAAGATCGGCGACCCGTTTGAATTCATCGCTCTCCAGCAGGTCGGCGTCGAGAGTGCCGGCTGCGATTTGACGCATCAGGTTCGCTTTGGCCCGGGGGCTGGCTTCCTCCAGGTGGCTGCTACGGAACAAGGGGCACATCCGCTGATCGGCGTCTTGTGTGCGACACGATCCACAGCCGTTGCAACGGACGGCCTCTTCGGCGACCTGCTCCCAATTCCAATTCATCTGCAGCGGGACAAGATCCTCGGGTGGTTGCGTCGGGGGGCGGAGGTTTTTGATTGTCAGGTGCGGGTCGTCGCTGATGATCTTGCCCGGATTCATAATGTTATGCGGGTCGAAAATCTGTTTGATTTGCTTAAAGACAGCATACAGCGCGCCGTATTGTGAGCGGAGGAACGACGTGCGCGACAAGCCGTCGCCATGCTCGCCGCTGATGGTTCCCCCGACCGAAAAGACAACTTGATATAAGTCGCGAGCGATCTCCTCCAACCGGTGCGCGTCGGCCGCGGTGGGTTGCGTCAGAAACGGCCGCATGTGCAATTGCCCGGCGGCAGCATGGGCATAGAGCGATGAGGTGACTTCGTGTTTTTTGAAGACGTTTTGGGCGCGGACCAAGAAGTCGGGCAAGGCTTCGGGGGGGACGGCGACATCCTCTACGAAGGGCAGGGGATGCGTCGGCCCGGGAAGCCGCATCAATAACGGCACAACCCGTTCGGGCAGGGACCATAAAAACTCGACTTCATCCGGTTCATAGGCCTCGTGTGTGACCACATTCACACCGGAAAGATCGTGCACGGTCGAGATGACCATGCGGATGCGATCACGAATTTGCCGAGACGTGAATCCAGTTTGCTCGACCAACAGCGCCGCCTCGCCGGTGGTGGGGATCATCTCGGCAAACCGGGGATGGGCGTCGCGCGCCAACGAGAGCACACGGCGGTCCAACAGATCGCACGCGCTGGGCTGTTGCGGAGCGACGGCCTGCACGGCTCGCAAGGCCGATTCCAACTGGCCAAAGACAATCAATACCGCGCCGCGATGCGCCGGCAACGGACTGGTGTGCAGCGTGGCTGCGGTGAACAGCCCCAACGTCCCTTCGGATCCCACCAGCATCCGCGCCATATTCAAATGCGATTTCGTCAGCACCCCGCGTAAGTAGTAGCCTGAGCGATTGCGGATCAAAGGGGGCTGGTGGATGCGGATCAACTCGCTATTGTCGTCGAGTAATTTTGCGAGTTTGCTGATCAAGGTCCGCTTGACCGTCGGTGCATCGCTGCCGGAGTCGAGCCCGGCGGGACTTTGGGACGAGTGAAACGGTGCGGGGGTGTAGGGTTGACCGGTCAGTTTGGTCAGCGGTTCTTGACCCAATTCGACGACATGTCCCCCGGAGAGCACCACTTCCAACTGCCGTACATGGTCGCGTGTGGAACCGATTCGCACAGAGTGTGATCCAGCGGCATCCAGCGCGAGCATGCTGCCAATGGTCGTTACGCCTGCGCCGGAGGGATCGGGGGGAAAGTACCGTCCGATTTGGCGGAGTTCGCGATTCAACATCGAGCAGACCACGCCCGGCTGCACGCGGACCGATTCGTCGTCGATGATCTCGATATGCCGCATGTGCCTGGAGAAATCGACAATGATTCCGCGTCCGAGCGATTCTCCCGCCAAGCCCGTTCCCGCTCCACGGGCCACCAAGGGGGTATCGGTCGATGCCGAGTATTGGGCCAGCGTGACGACATCTTCCTGATCGCGGGGATAGGCGACGCCGGCGGGCGGGATTTGATATAAGCTCGCGTCGTCGGAATACATCGCGACCGTCAACGAGTCACATCGGATTTCTCCTTTGAGGACTCCGCTTAGGTCTTCGGAAATTCGCGTCCGTAGTTCATCCACGCGTGAAACCGTTGCTGCCTGCGTTCATTGACGGATAGGGATGGTAGAAATGAGCCGTGCGGCGACCGCGTTACCGGCCATCATCCATTGTCGAGAACCAGTCCAGACAATCAAGTGCGCGGCACCGCCGGGACGTTGGGGGAAAGCTGCGTTGTTAGCGGTCACAGCGAATGTAGCGACCGGCCGATTCCCCAATCGGTAAGATCCCTACAAAACGCGTCCTCGAGTTGATCGCGATCAGAACGAGGAATAGCCGTCGTTCACATCTCGTGTTTTTCCGACTGCTCTTGCGATTCGGCCAGACGAATCGCCTGCTGCCGATAACGTTCGGCTACTTCCAGATCAAATGCCGGATGCGGTTCGTCCTGCAGATTCGTCCGACGATGGGTGGCTCCGCACCGGTAACAAACGAGAACATCAGGCATCAACCAAAACAACAGCATATCGATCAAAGCAAATACGACCAGTACAGCGATCGCTGTTTTGATCCAATAGTTGTAGTAGGCAATTGTGCTGATCAGGATGCCGACCCCCACCATGGCGACACCGATTTTTTGTGGAAAGTCCTTTTGCCGCCACAGGTCATCGCAACCGCACATCAGACATCGTCGCGGGCGGTTTTCGGCAATGTCGTCCGCCACGACCGGTCGCGACCAATCGCAGGCATCACAGTGCAATCGATCTGCCGTCGACGTAATCTCTGCCCGGACTGCTTGTTGACAACTCGGACATCCCCCAGAAACACGCATCGTCTCATTCGCCTATAAAAAATCAATCACCGCACACAAAGTATCGTAGGGTGCGTCGCGACGCACCTTTCTACGTAGGAAGGAACGCGTCACTCACAAAATAAGTTAGCCACAGTTTAAACACGGATCGAACACAGACTCTATGGCCATCAGAACGTCGCTCCCAACTCAAAGAATAGCAGGATGCCGCTCAGTTCTCCAAGGAAGGTGACAATCACTCCTACGAACAACACCCCCGTCGCCGCCTGGGTATTGCGGTATTTTAATATTCGCCATGCCATTAGATACGTGACCAGCGGGGCCAATACGCCGAAACACCACCGCATCAACAGCAACATCACCATCGTCAAACCGGCGATTTCCGGCCAACCCCACCACAGGGCGACCGCCGAGACTAATAACCGGACAACGGCGGCAACACCGTAGAATTTCGTCATTCGCAATAACGGGTCGAGCGACATCTCCGGAGCGGTTAAATACCAATGTCCCAACAACATACCCGTCATTGCCCCGCCCAGAATCGCGCCGGAGGAAACATCGGAGATCCATTGAAACCATGCCGGCGATACCGCGTCGCTGTTGCGGTAGGCACCTATCGCCAAACCGGCAACCGCGGCCGCTAATATTAAAAGGACTAGTCGATAGGCACCGGCTTTGCGTTCCAACATCCAGAGGACCGACCCCAAAAACGCCAAAACGGCAATAGCGATGCAATCGACCGTCAGCCAGATTGAGGAGAGGATCGCGTTTTGTTCGACCGTCCCGCCCGAGCCGGCAAACATCGACGCCAGCACACTCAACCCCATGACTACCAGCATTTGAATGCGATAAAACCCCGACGAGGTTTTCCTGTAGTCGCTGGTCGCGAGCATCAGCGCCATTCCGCAAATCAGTCGCAGCGCAAATTGTGTCAGAGCCTGGGAGAGCATCGTAAGTTATTCGGGAGAAGGAATTCGGGGGGCCGCCGGGCAGACGGAGACCGCAAGCATGGAAAAGTGTTCGACCTGGCGGCGGACTTCATGCGACCGCCAGCCACCCTGGAGACACAATTTGCGACGTGGCCGCAGGCTGGGTTATTTTTTCATCACCCAGTCTTCGTCGAAGACCGCATGGTAGATTTGCGTGCGACGCTCGGTGAAGATCACGTGGATTTTTCCGTCACGGGTCTGTATCGCATAGGGGTAACCCAAGTCGACGTGGGGCGCTCCCATGATGACATTCCGGAACGGATAGGATTTGTCCATGTCGGTCGACAGGGCAACCGAAAGCGGGACGCGGCTATTCATGCTGTCGTTGTAGACCATCAACAAATTGCCGCTTTGCAGTTTCAGAAAATCCATGGCTGCGTTGGGATTGGGGAATTCAGAATTCCGGCCTTCACTCCAAGTCTGGCCGCCGTCGTGTGATTCACTGCGGACGATGAAGCCTTTTTCATTCGGACCGTAACCACCGCCGCGACGACAATAGGCGACGACATAATCCTTTTTCAATTCCGCTCCCGCCGGCTGGATATTACCGTTGGGAGATTTGATCCGTTCGCTTTCGGTCCAAGTCTTGGTTTTGGGATTGAAGCGAAAGAACATCGACGTGCTTTCCGGACCAACGATTTCGCGGTCATCGCCCCGTTCGCAATAGGCGGGGAGCATGTAATCGCCGTTGGAGAGCACAAACGGCCGGCCTTGGACCATCATGCCTTCTTCGAGTGTCAACAACCGGGAGTCGGTCCAGGTCTTCGCCCCGTCGTGTGAGATTTTGTACTTGATCCGCGAAGAAGACCACGTGTCGCCAAAGCGGACGACGTAAAACAGATAGACGTCGCCATCCGGGGCCTGCCAAACCACACCATTGCCGTCGGTACGGTGCGGGGTATTCGCCAGCTCCACCGGTTTGGTCCAAGTGCTGCTCCCCTTGGGCAGCCGCCCGCCGTAAACGGCTGTATCGGCCGCGTACTCCCCATCGCCGCCGTAATAGGCGACGAACAGGTCACCGTTGTCCAATTCGGTGATTGAGACGGGGTGCTTGTATTTATTGGGCAAATCCGGCCCATAAACCTTAGTGATCTTCAATTCACCCGCGGTCGCGAGGGATGTAATGCAGGCCATTATTAGGCAGATGAAGAGCTGTCGCATGGAATTTCCCGATGTTTTCGCAGTTTTATTGAGAGTATCGATGAGTCATGCATTTTAAGCTGCGGGCGGGGTGGAATGCGAGCCAGTAGAAGGGCGGGGCGGTGGGAAAACCTAGCGGAGAGGCGATCTGCGGGTTCAATTGTGGGATTGAGCGCAGGGAGACGCGGTGAAGAGCTGGGACGATTTTTAGAACGCCTAGCTACCGAGACGTTCCGCATCGTTTTGACAGGCGTGGCCACCATGTCGAATCATTCTAGTCGATGCCCTGGCTGGGGCTGATGCAACGAAAACCGAGGCAGCGGCCGCGGGCGTAGGGAGCCCGGCCGCGACGGAAGGAGCTGCGGCACAACTCGGCCGGTCCGACCCAACTTCCACCGCGTTCGCTACGCACCTGACCGGCAGTTCGGTTGACGGGATTAGGGGCTGTCGCTTCCGGTGTGCGGTAAAAATTCTCGTCATACCAGTCTCGGCACCACTGCCACACATTCCCGGCCACGTGATGCAGACCGAACGGCGACATGCCGAGTTGCTCATTGACAGCGGACAAGGGAAGCGTTTGGACTTGATATTCGACCGATTCGCGATGCCGTCCAAAATTCATGCGTTGTTGCGTTGGTGCCTCTTCACCCCAGGGGTACTGCCGTGATTTCGCTCCGCGCGCGGCGTATTCCCACTGGGCTTCGCTGGGCAAGAACGATTCCCCATCCTGTTCCGTCTCATGCCGATAGCCGCGCCAATCACGGCCGTTGGCCCACAGGGAATAGGCATTCGCGCCGTACCAGGAAACCAGAATCATCGGCCAATGTTCGGTCCCCGCAATCGGTTGCCAGAGCCGGTCCCGCCGTTTGATCGGCATGTGGATTACCCGGTCGTCGCTCGAATCGAGAATGAAGAATTCGGCCAACCTTTCGGTCGAGACATTTGAAATAGAATTGAGGAATCGGCAATAAGCGGTCGTGGAGACCGGCTCCGCATCAATTAAGAACGCATCTAAACCAACGACGTGCTGCGGTTGTTCATCCGCCCGTGCGGTGGGACCGCTAAAGCCGATTTCGACGTCTGCTGCTGGTATCAATAGGCAACGCATACCATCGGTGGGGCGACGATATTGCGGTGGTCCTTCATTGGTTTCCAACTTCTCGAACGCGGGGACATTGTCGTTTTGTTCCGGCTGCCAAATGCCGTCGAGTTGAGAGAAGGGGACGACCGGTCCCGGTTCTGGATCGACAATGGACATTCGCCACCCATGTCGCTGCGGCTTTCCGGTTCCCTGTTGCAAGTAAACCAATTCCGCCAAATCAGCCAGTCGAAATGGTTGCCGCGTGAAAACCGCTTTGTAAACCGAATTGGGATCATTGTCAGGAATCGCGACGTCGAACGACTCTTCCACTTCCATGATCAATTCGATGATATCTAGGCTGTCACAATGCAGGTCCTGAATTAACCGCGAACGCGGGGTCACCTTCTGGCGGGGTATTCCCAATTGCTCTGAAGTGATGTCACAGACTTGATGTTCGATCTCGGTGAGACGGAGTCGTTGTTGGAGCGTCATTGTTTATCTTCCCGCTATTTCAATGCGATGCGACTTATAAGCGTGGTCGTTCGGTCGATTGAGCATACCACACGCTGCGGGAGATTGGGAAACCGAATTGCCCGTGCTCTGCCGGTTGGGTACGATAAATTCTTGAACCATGCCCTCTCCCTCCGCACATTAGGAGCCGTTCGATGACGCAGTCGTTAGATCGCCGTGAGTTTTTGTCGCACGCCTCCGCTACAGCTTTGGCCTTCGGAGCTGGGGCCGTTTTTCTGCCGGGACGCACTCCTCATCTGAAAGCCGACGACGTGAACGATCTTGCTACGATGCCCATCATCGATACGCACCAACATCTGTGGGACCTCAGCAAATTCAATATCCCCTGGACCAAAAACGAAGGGGTGGAAGTCCTCAATCGCGATTACCTCACTGCAGACTACTTGAAGGCGACCGAGGGGCTGAACGTCGTCAAAGCGGTCTATATGGAAGTCGACGTGCATCCCGACCACCAAGTGAAAGAGGCGGAGCACATCAAGCGGTTGTGTGCCAGTGACGACAATCCGACCGTGGCGGCGGTGATATCCGGCCGGCCCAGTTCGCCGGAGTTTGCGGCGTATATTAAAAAAGTGGCTGACGGGAAATACATCAAAGGCGTCCGGCGGGTTTTACACGATGCACAGATCCCGGCCGGGCTGTGCCTGGAACCGCAGTTCGTCAAAAACATGCAACTGCTGGGCGACATGAATCTCAGCTACGACTTGTGTATGCGTAGCGGCGAGGTGATCGATACGGTCAAGCTGGTTGACCAATGCCCAGACACACGGTTTATTCTCGACCATTGCGGCAACATGGATGTCACCAGCACCGATGAAAAAGCGATCAACACATGGAAGCGGGGCGTGCGGGAATTGGCCGAGCGGGACAATGTGATCTGCAAGATTTCCGGCATCGTCGTGACGGCTAAGCCCAAGACTTGGAAACCGGCCGATCTCGCACCGGTCGTCAACTATTGCCTCGACAGCTTCGGCCCCGACCGCGTTGTCTTCGGCGGCGACTGGCCGGTCTGCACGCTCAAGGCCTCCTATGCACAGTGGGTAAATGCCCTCAAGGAAATCGTCAGCACGCGGAGTGCGGAAGAGCAACGCAAATTGTTTCACGACAATGCGGTGCGGCATTACGGTTTGTCGTAACGGCGGCGGATTTGATGAATTGCGTGCCGTTGGCTTCGCCTATGCTTTTCGGGCACAAAACCTTGGTATCGGGGATAGGCATGTACTTCACCGCCATCATCGCACTCTGTGTCGGATTGCCAGTTTCGTGGCTTATTTCGGAGTTCCAGTCGCAACGCTGGATTCGGATTGCGTTGGGATGTTGTGCAATCGGGATGTGCTATCTAGTCGCATTAGGCGTGGGCAAGACCGAACACTGGAACGCAAATGCCTGGTACGGGAGTGCATCGAAGGAATTAGTTGACACCACCATTCTAGAATTGGAAGCCGGGCAAACCGACAAGGTGATCCAGGAACTGCGAGCTCTACAATCGAAATTTCAGCCGACCTACGAAACTCGCGCACGGTATGATGAACTCGTAGAGGAGTACGTCACCGGACTTGGACACGAACCAACAGACGGGATATAGATCGTCAGCGCCGCGTGCCACTGTTGCTTGTCCAGCAGTGCGGGCTAAATTGGACGTACATCGGCTACGAAAACATACCGTGGCTCGGCACTGGCGGACGAGCCCAATCCTGTTCGGCACGGAATTTGCGCCATGGGATATGGTAGTCGATAAAACTGCCAATTTGACGGGGAGGCGCCCTGTGGCCAGGAAGAAAGCGAAGCGGGTTTCCGATGCGGATTTGACCGGACTGAAATATCTGAAACGAATCTCTTCGCTGCTCAAACGCTTGCGGCCCGTCGGCTGCGAACGGGACAAAGCCGGCAATCGTGACTTGTTTTTTGATCAGTATTGCGGGTTGATGCTGCTGTCTATGTTCAACCCGATCGTCACTTCGCTGCGCGGCATGCAACAAACCAGCCAGCTCAAAAAAGTGCAACGCTTGCTCGGTTGCCAACGGGCTTCGCTGGGTTCGTTGTCCGAAGCGGCACGTGTGTTTGACCCGGAATTGCTGCGGGAAATCGCCGGTGAACTGCTCCAGCGCGCTCCGCAACGCGCCGACTGCGACCCGCGGCTGAAAGACTTTGCGCAGACCTTGACCGCCGTCGACGGCAGTCTGCTGAAGAAGCTGCCGCAAATCACGCAGGCCTGTTTCGCCACCCGCAACGATCGCGGTTTTAAGCTGCACGCGCACTTTGAAATCCTTAAAGGCGTGCCTGTCAAATCGGCAGTCACTGACGCCAGCGGCCAAGGACCGGCCAATGAAAAAAATGTGTTGCGCAGCCAATTGGAACCGGATCGCTGCTACGTGATCGATCGCGGTTACGAACAATTTTCGCTGTTCAACGCGATCGTCGATGTCGGCAGCAGCTACGTTTGCCGCATCCGCAACGACCGCGCGTTTACGGCTGACGAGGTTCGCGAACTGGACGAGGAGGCGCGGGCGGCGGGCGTGTTGGAAGACGCCATCGGCCAACTCGGTTCGCCCAAATCGCGACGGATTGAGCATCCGCAGCATCGCGTGCGGCGGGTGGTGATTCGCGCCGAAACGCATCCCAAGCGAGGCGGACGCAAGCGGGCCGCTGCCACGCACGACGTCGTGCTGGTGACGAACTTGCTGGACGTGCCGGCGGAAATCATCGCGTTGATTTATCGCAGTCGCTGGATGATCGAATTGTACTTTCGGTTTTTGAAACATGTGCTGGGCTGCCGCAAGTTATTAAGCGACTGTGACAACGGAATCGAAATTCAAACGTACTGTGCGATCATCGCTTGCCTGCTGATCAGCCTAGTGACCGGCCGCAAGCCGACGCTGCGGACGTATGAAATGCTTTGTTATTACTTCCA from Symmachiella dynata encodes:
- a CDS encoding IS4 family transposase, producing MARKKAKRVSDADLTGLKYLKRISSLLKRLRPVGCERDKAGNRDLFFDQYCGLMLLSMFNPIVTSLRGMQQTSQLKKVQRLLGCQRASLGSLSEAARVFDPELLREIAGELLQRAPQRADCDPRLKDFAQTLTAVDGSLLKKLPQITQACFATRNDRGFKLHAHFEILKGVPVKSAVTDASGQGPANEKNVLRSQLEPDRCYVIDRGYEQFSLFNAIVDVGSSYVCRIRNDRAFTADEVRELDEEARAAGVLEDAIGQLGSPKSRRIEHPQHRVRRVVIRAETHPKRGGRKRAAATHDVVLVTNLLDVPAEIIALIYRSRWMIELYFRFLKHVLGCRKLLSDCDNGIEIQTYCAIIACLLISLVTGRKPTLRTYEMLCYYFQGLADEEELLAHINRLPPHATTSV
- a CDS encoding SUMF1/EgtB/PvdO family nonheme iron enzyme, whose amino-acid sequence is MTLQQRLRLTEIEHQVCDITSEQLGIPRQKVTPRSRLIQDLHCDSLDIIELIMEVEESFDVAIPDNDPNSVYKAVFTRQPFRLADLAELVYLQQGTGKPQRHGWRMSIVDPEPGPVVPFSQLDGIWQPEQNDNVPAFEKLETNEGPPQYRRPTDGMRCLLIPAADVEIGFSGPTARADEQPQHVVGLDAFLIDAEPVSTTAYCRFLNSISNVSTERLAEFFILDSSDDRVIHMPIKRRDRLWQPIAGTEHWPMILVSWYGANAYSLWANGRDWRGYRHETEQDGESFLPSEAQWEYAARGAKSRQYPWGEEAPTQQRMNFGRHRESVEYQVQTLPLSAVNEQLGMSPFGLHHVAGNVWQWCRDWYDENFYRTPEATAPNPVNRTAGQVRSERGGSWVGPAELCRSSFRRGRAPYARGRCLGFRCISPSQGID
- a CDS encoding amidohydrolase family protein yields the protein MTQSLDRREFLSHASATALAFGAGAVFLPGRTPHLKADDVNDLATMPIIDTHQHLWDLSKFNIPWTKNEGVEVLNRDYLTADYLKATEGLNVVKAVYMEVDVHPDHQVKEAEHIKRLCASDDNPTVAAVISGRPSSPEFAAYIKKVADGKYIKGVRRVLHDAQIPAGLCLEPQFVKNMQLLGDMNLSYDLCMRSGEVIDTVKLVDQCPDTRFILDHCGNMDVTSTDEKAINTWKRGVRELAERDNVICKISGIVVTAKPKTWKPADLAPVVNYCLDSFGPDRVVFGGDWPVCTLKASYAQWVNALKEIVSTRSAEEQRKLFHDNAVRHYGLS
- a CDS encoding sialidase family protein, producing MRQLFICLIMACITSLATAGELKITKVYGPDLPNKYKHPVSITELDNGDLFVAYYGGDGEYAADTAVYGGRLPKGSSTWTKPVELANTPHRTDGNGVVWQAPDGDVYLFYVVRFGDTWSSSRIKYKISHDGAKTWTDSRLLTLEEGMMVQGRPFVLSNGDYMLPAYCERGDDREIVGPESTSMFFRFNPKTKTWTESERIKSPNGNIQPAGAELKKDYVVAYCRRGGGYGPNEKGFIVRSESHDGGQTWSEGRNSEFPNPNAAMDFLKLQSGNLLMVYNDSMNSRVPLSVALSTDMDKSYPFRNVIMGAPHVDLGYPYAIQTRDGKIHVIFTERRTQIYHAVFDEDWVMKK